DNA from Geobacillus vulcani PSS1:
TCGAAGACTTGTTTATCGGCATGGGCTACACAATCGCCGAAGGGCCGGAAGTCGAGACCGACTACTACAACTTTGAAGCCCTTAATTTGCCGAAAGGGCACCCGGCCCGTGACATGCAAGATTCGTTTTACATCACCGAAGAGATTTTGCTTCGCACCCATACATCGCCGATGCAAGCGCGGACGATGGAGAAGCACCGCGGGCGCGGCCCGGTGAAAATCATTTGCCCGGGCAAAGTGTACCGCCGCGACACCGACGATGCGACCCATTCGCACCAGTTTACACAAATTGAAGGCTTGGTGGTGGACCGCCACATCCGGATGAGCGACTTGAAAGGGACGCTGCGCGAATTCGCCCGCAAGCTGTTCGGCGAAGGGCGCGACATCCGCTTCCGGCCGAGCTTTTTCCCGTTCACCGAGCCGTCGGTCGAGGTCGACGTGTCCTGTTTCCGCTGCGAAGGGCATGGCTGCAGCGTCTGCAAAGGCACGGGCTGGATCGAAATTTTAGGCGCCGGCATGGTGCATCCGAACGTGCTTGAGATGGCTGGCTTTGATTCGAAAACGTACACCGGTTTTGCGTTCGGCATGGGACCGGAGCGGATCGCGATGCTGAAGTATGGCATTGATGACATCCGCCATTTCTATCAAAACGATCTACGTTTCTTGCGGCAATTTTTGCGTGTATAGCAGAAAAAGGAGGGGTTATAAATGCTCGTGTCTTACCGTTGGCTAAGCGAGTATGTCGATTTGACCGGCATCACCGCCAAAGAGCTCGCTGACCGCATCACCAAAAGCGGCATTGAAGTCGAGCGGGTCGAAGCGCTCGACCGGGGAATGAAAGGAGTCGTCATCGGTCATGTGCTTGAATGCGAGCCGCATCCGAATGCCGACAAACTGCGGAAGTGCC
Protein-coding regions in this window:
- the pheS gene encoding phenylalanine--tRNA ligase subunit alpha gives rise to the protein MKERLHELEREALAKIEQAGDLKALNEVRVAYLGKKGPITEVLRGMGALPPEERPKLGALANEVREAIQQALEAKQTKLEEEEIERKLAAEAIDVTLPGRPVRLGNAHPLTRVIEEIEDLFIGMGYTIAEGPEVETDYYNFEALNLPKGHPARDMQDSFYITEEILLRTHTSPMQARTMEKHRGRGPVKIICPGKVYRRDTDDATHSHQFTQIEGLVVDRHIRMSDLKGTLREFARKLFGEGRDIRFRPSFFPFTEPSVEVDVSCFRCEGHGCSVCKGTGWIEILGAGMVHPNVLEMAGFDSKTYTGFAFGMGPERIAMLKYGIDDIRHFYQNDLRFLRQFLRV